The following DNA comes from Castor canadensis chromosome 4, mCasCan1.hap1v2, whole genome shotgun sequence.
GTGGTTATGACAGCTTACACAaacatttttggatttttttctctcctctttggtACTTTGAAACTTGACATAAGCCCAGGCTAATATGGAACaaatgtttacatattatatgggTGGTAAGTTGGAGAATGAGGTATATAACAAATAAATGTCACTGTCCTCAAATTCCACAGCTTTTCAAATACAGAATGTTACAGGCCACAAAAACATTTTAGAGGAATTTTCGaataattttttggtagtactggcatttgaattaagggcctcgtgcttgccctaccacctgagtcatgcccccagcctttccttttttttttaactttagttatttttcaaatgggtctgtgctttttgcctgggttggcctctaaTTGCTATTCTCCTACTTGTGCCCTTCTTGCAGCTGGGActataccacacccagcttgttggttggaCATGGGGGGTGGGTTTCACTAATTTTGCCTGGTCTGTACTTGAACTGTGACTCTCCTAATATCTGCCTTGTGAATAGATGGGATtgcaggcaggcaccaccatgcctggccaaataAACTGTTTTTATGTTCCCCCTCCACAAGTTCATATTAATCTTAACAGAGTAAAACACGTAAGTAAGCTTTTTATTTAATAGCTTAGAATGCAGAAATAAGTGGTAAGACATAAAGCCCACCTAAATTATCTTGAATCTcaataaaaaaggataaagaataaAGTTCTGGCATTTGGAGCTTGGAAGAGCATGGCTTTTGGTGTTTCTGGATAATTACACTGATCAAAATCTCTCAATCAAATGTTCTAATATCTTGGCCAACCATGTGTTCCTCAGGTTCACTGCCAATTATGAAAAATGCAATGAGAGAAACCACTTCTGAAGCTACACATTATTAAGAATCAACAGGTAAGTTTGTACATGACCCAAAAGCTGGCAACCAGCATGGAGAGCCCTAGTTTGCCATGTAAGgaggaaataagaagaaaaccAGACCACAcatggaaaaggtagaaaatTAAACTAAGCTCCACCACTCACTGACTGATCTAAACTCCGGAATATAAAATATCCACTTTACATTCACATGCAGAGCAACATTAACCACTGATTACCTCGAAATGAGGCTTTTGTTCTGCAGCCTCAGCGATGGGGACACCTTCGCCCTGCTCCTCCTCTTGCCTTTGGGAGGCAGTGGCTGTGTCTTCCTGCTCGGGGGCAGCTTTATCGGTCTCCCCTCTTTCCTCCTTAGCTCCTTCCGTCAGAGCTGAGCCCTCTTTTGCTTTCACACTGGGAGCCTCTGTGGATGCGGACTGTGCTGCAGCATCTATGTTGTCCCTAGCATCCCCGCTGGCATGCACATTCATCACGTGCCTCTCCTCCACCAAAATGGTCTCCTGTACCACCTTCTCAGTGCtaaggggctggtggtgtggggTTGTTTCCGTCTCTGTCTCACTGGACTCTGTCTTGGTTTCCACTTTCTGTATGGAAAGAGTGGGTGGTCAGAGTGATTTTCCGCAAActgaaaatcagaaacaaaaattctAAAGCTGCCACTCAAAGCCAACATCAAGTGTTCATGAACGTGAACAGTGATTAGCTCTCATGCCTCCTGCCAGAAGCATTGATGTGTGTTGCTGGACACCCTGGAACTGTGCTGCCACACTGGAGCAGccacaaaagaaacagaatgcaacaaaacatgtaagaaaacaacaaaaaagggaaagaagtatCTAGCTCATCCACACTGGTTTCGACTGCTTTCTTAGACCCAAGAGATGAGACAGATGCTTTAAAACTCAAACgccattaaaatttcttttgaaattgaaTGTATGTGAAGTACATTCTTGAAATGGTATGAAAGGCACATGACAGATACGCAAGCATAAAGACACCTTTGAGACATTGAAGGTAAAGCCACTTGGATGCAAAACATAAGCACACACTTTGCTTTATGCAAAGGCATAAAGCGAGGCAAATGGGCACATTCAGAAATGCTGAGGATGGGAGCAAATGGCCACCTGGACCCAGCTCTGGGAAGTAGACGTCACCCCTCCTATGAATTCTGTTGGTTTTCGTGCAGACTCTAATAAACTGAAGATTTCAGAGCCATCCATGAGCTTTTCCCCAGAAGACTGTTTAGTCTGAGAGAACAAAGAAATAGAGAGTCAAGCACAAGAAAGAGAGAACACTCAGGCACATCCAATAGTTGCAGCTTGTTAGACAACAGTGTGGGaacagggaaaaggaaggaggaatgacAGAATCCACAACAGATACGGAggttggaaacagaaaagaatgggAAATAAAATAGCGAGGTGGGAGCACCATGAGCTCTTGTGTGCTAAAGCAGAGAGAGTTATTAGGATTTAAGCagatcatttttttccccttcaatgCAAGCCACAGCAGCATTATCACATCTTGGGAACGGGCagctgaaaataaaacagaaggtgTTTTAATGCTAACTTTGTACTGCAGTATTGATCCAacatgaaaaaaaccaaaaagctgggTTGGCTGCTTTTAACATAAAGCCAAGCAGCGAGAAAAACAGGAAGGCTTGGGGTGGAAGGGCACTGCCTCAAATAATGTCATGCTGGAATCTTAAACTGTGACCGAATGACAGCCACTGGTTACCACCACTCGGGATGCAGACGACTCGGTGACGTAATGAGCAGTAGCAAATGTAAAGTCCGGCTCCTGGGAATATCTCCATTCAGACAGGTTCTTCCTTCGGGGACCAAAGAGTCCCACTTTCAGGACCTCGCTCTCAGGCACTTGCTCTGCTTTgctgggtctcatgctttctgGGTGAGGGTGGATGGGTGCACCCTCTCCCAGCTTTGGAGCCTTCTTGAGGTCATCTTCTTCAGGACTCTGTTGTCGAGACTCTGCTTCCTTGATGGGTGCCAGGGATTCTGACAATTTTCGCTTTGCAGTCTGGACTTCGGGTCCTCTCCTGGATTTCTCATCAGCAAGGGCTTCCAGGACCTCATATTCAGCAAGGATGGGAGTGACCTTCACCGACTCTGACATGCTCCTCTCCATTTTCTGCAGAGCTTCCAGGGTAGAGGGCTGTGccactttctctccctctttggtTTTCCCAGTCATAGTAACAATTCTTCCCGAGACCGTGTCATAGGATTTTCCTAGAGTGTAGattttctgtctgttttcttctttcagttgcATTTCTCGGGCCAAGTCTTCAAAGGTGTGCATTTCAATAGTGCTAGGTTTTAGCATGTCAGCTGGGATGTCACCAGTTCTACTGCTCACAGTCACCACCTTGTAAGTCACAATCTTTTTCGAATCACCATCAACTAATTCAGTGGGTATTTTGTCTACAATTACCCAATCCTCTGTGCcctatatatgaaatataaaagctAAATTAGAAATTCTGATGGTattctcatttctaaaataagaatCCTTTAAGAAAATCAGGGCAAGAGTCACATTCAGGTCTGCAGTGGGATTGCAATGGCTGTGATCTCTTTGCATGTGAAATTTACTAACTCTAATCTTTCACTTCGAACACATTCTCCAGGGTAGGGTCGCAATTTCAGATTTCTTTAAATAGGAACATATCACAAAGAAGTGTATGTGATCTCATGGTAAACtaattattttctactttgaGATTATACATGATTACTGAAGTCATCCTACAAGTTATTCAGCTTCACATGTGTGGACACAAAAGGGCAGTTTTTCACGCTAAACTTCATATACTCTTGTTTTCACAAACAACATTCTACAAATTTCtataaatatcattttccatGTTTGTAAATTGTACTTCATTATATAGGGAAGTCAATCTGTGATTATGCTAATTTTCCAACAAACATTGGAGTGTACCTCTGGTTCAGGGCCTTGTAATGAAATATTTCCCACTGATGGGGCACTATGGGATCTTTATATAAATATGCCTTAGGGTCTGTACAATGTTccaatctttcaatctttttttttttttttaactcaaagcATTCCAATCTTAATCACAACTGGAGTCAATGTCTCAGTAGtttctcttctactttctttaATGTTACTTTCAACAAGGTCCAAGAAAGCTTTGCATTCAGGCAGATCTAATAGAATGTGATGGGCTACAAGCTGACCACCCTCCCAGGGTACAGAGGGAAGAGAAGTCAAGCCAGGAGCAGACAAATGCCTTGCTTTACATTTTAAACTAGGATAGTCTCTACTTTCATATTTACCATAGCCTGAGAACTTGAATCTAAGTGAAAGTGTGCCTTAAGAAAAACGATTACAAATTGATCTACAAGTTGGAACTGgattaaaagaaatgaactgaAAAAGTAACCTCTAGGGTTGATGGGACAGTTTTCTGGAAAATTATTTGACGAGAAGTAGCCACAGAACCAGCAGAGTCTCctttctgcattttcttaatcACGCTCGGCTAGTGGGAAAACCAATACAAGTTCAGAACTTTCAAAATCAGTCAAGGTCATCTAAATAAGCACCACTCTACAGATTAAAAACAGGCAGTGAAAAGTTTCAGTAAGATTACTATCAGAAAATACAATCATTGAGCGTCAATGGTAATTTACAGTTATAATCATCTAGGAGTAGAAATCAAAAAGAAGTCCTTAgtttaaaacaagataaaatttaaaaggaaaataaaagctaaaaatgttttaatgacaCTGAAATCTAAGAgcaattccttttggaaaattctttatgtttgttttttaccTGAGACTCAAGGAATGGAGAACTTCCTTGCTGCAAAAATATAACTTTTTCAGaaatctctctttcttctttggtcTGTTTGAATAAAAGGGGTTGGGTTGGAGAAGAGGAAGTAGACAGTTTCCAAAAAGGCAAGTTAGGAAGACTCCTTttattgtattatatatacatataacacatgcatatatgtatgaatatatatgtgtatggatGTATACATTTACGataatttattccttttctccTGAAGAAGTACATTATTGTTTATTAATGTGAAAAATGTCTGAAAGCACTTTcaaatttaataacaatttctatagtaacagattattttctaaaacttgAGTATGTTTATGCAACTCAAACATCTTTTATTTCTACAAACACAGAACATACAAGAGCTACATAAAGGGTTTTTTGGCATTTGAACAATGTTTGCATCACAGATTATAAAAGTAagagttaaaagaaaatacaaagaaattaaaaaacattgaaGTTAGGAATAAAACTTTACTTCTATCTCTGACAAATATTTGATTGTATTCTCACTCATGTGCTGCCTGGTCTGGAGGAGGGAAATACCCATGAGTCAATGTCAGGCATCAGTTTGAATAAGTCCAATTGTACTTggatgatttatttctttgatgtccacaaatacaaatattcaaactttatttgaagttttataacacggtgaataatttttaaaagttaatttcaaactatcttgaaaaattttaatcaagtcatatttttcttaaatgtgtAAAACTAAGAAACATTAAATATGTCATGTTAAAAGCTAGctcttttaaactatttttattcctttctttaaataggcctattcacagTAACCCAGTAGCTATCAAGCCTATCTCTCAACTCtgtagagaagggaagaaaggaaattttggaaaattcatctaaaaaatgaatttcttagaAAAGTTTCTGGAAAGAATGGAACTCTTTGAACAGATCTTATCATTataaacaatataattttataagcATTATTCAAAATCCCTGTCTGTCCACTAAACTATTAGTAAGCACTACATTAAATCACCTGCTACAAGAAGTTATATGGGGACATCTGGAATATTCTCCTGACAGGTTTTGACAATATCATTCTTAGATGACCCTatgtaataagagaaaaataatccatatttcaaaagagaaaaaaattgtcctACTGAAATTTTGGAGGAAGTtattgaaaaagataaaaatgggtCATGTGTAATcattaaatatgaatttaaaaaccTTTCAATTACAGTCTCTTCACCaaacagaaatgagaaacagGATAGAAAGACCCAAATTACAGGTACTTTTCAGAATAATACTGCTGTGCCTCTAATTATAATGACTGAGCTAAATAACATCCCTAAGATAaaagctttaaaagaaaaagtccagCGGCTACACAGTGGTTTTTAGCATATGCAGTGTCTGaaacaaattaaatgttttcGTCTTATCATTTAAATGTCAACACAGGCTCCATTCAGAACTATGCATgtcaaaacagaaacagaaatataaaggaTGGATCTTAGAATTAAATTCTACACTTGGTCTGCTTCCCAACCTAATTAGTTCAGCTACTAGAGAAGTGAAGAGGTACTGATAAAGACAAGCCTGTCTCTTAAAAATGTACTTTTACTAGTGTTTGGAATACAGTCAGATATTCAGTCATTTCATTTAGGTACTTAAACACTTATCCCTATATTCTACTTAGGAAACAAGGACCTATTCTGGCAAACAAAATTCATAAAACTGTCATTCACTCTTGGGTGATTAATGGCttctacaaataaattttagggaATAGGTGAATTTGAAAATACAGAATCTTGGAATGATGAGAATCAACTATACTAAGTGTCTAGCTCAAGGAGGCATATTATATTCATTACATCACATACATTATGTTCATTCTGTTCTGTAGTGAACACAGCTATAAATTCACCACTGACAGGAAAAAGAGGACAATATTGGCACTGCATACATATTGGTGCATATTGTTTTTGGTTGGGATTTGAAAACTTTTGGTATTCAGGTATTCCCTCAGGAATGCACCTCCATCGGGGCTACGCTTAGGTGCATCAGAAGAGACCTCTGTGGGAAATGTTTGTGAGCAGAGGTGCACCTGGGACCCTGCACAGACCACATGCCTACCCTTCCTCCATTTGGTGGGCCCTGTGTATGAGTTTGTAATTTTCCAAAGTTAATGGGGTCTTAATTTTATCTGCTGTTTTGGGGGTATCCTTGCTACTTGTTTGCTACCAACTTAAACATTTGAAACTGTAAGCTACTAGCAATCAAATCACTATTTTATATGgcaaacacatgtagttctcaggGCAGAATTATTATTACCTCATTATACATATTTCTGACTAATTTTTCTCTTAACTATTCATAAATGGGTAGCACTTTATAGAAATAAGGCTTACTTAGAATTTAACCATTatatagcaaagaaaaaagataatcacattaaaaatcagtactcattaaatttttttttgaaatattattttggcACTGAGATTTACCAAAAACCAGAAGCAAATCCAACTGAGCCTGGTATCATACGTCTGGAGTCACCAAATCTACGTTTATTCCAGATTCTAAAGCAAATAGTATTACTTAAAGTTGGgatgtcaattttaaaaattaggttaaatatttccatttagaAATAACCTGGCTTCTTTTTACATTGGCTGATTACTATTTAATGAATTAATCTAAAGTGGGAATATGAAATAACAGTGATATCAAATTGATCATATGTCTTGGAAAAAGCCTCTActccaaaataaaaatcttttgctTATGTGTTTGTAAGCCAATATACTTTATATGTACCTAGCTGGAGGGTAAAATGATCTGtactttttataaaacaaataacagaatCTATGATTTTAATATAGAAATTGGTAATCACTTACATCATAAGAACTTTCTAGTTTGCCCTAAACTTTCTAGTTTTACCTAAAAGGCCCCCAACTATAAACTTGGCAGTCATCGAAGACCACTAGGTCCTAGAAAAGAGCAGAAGAGAATGTAGAGGCCACTCTGACTGGCCCTGCTACCCAGGGAAACACAGGACTCAGACCACCTTAAGAGAGCTCTCTTCTCTGGGACTTGAATCTCCTTACAGCTGCTTTTCCAGAGCTGCTTTGGGAGCGAAGGCTAGTCAAGCttgtttttaagttctttatatcTAGTCAAACACAACTTGTCGTTTCCTCTGTGCTAGC
Coding sequences within:
- the LOC141422516 gene encoding uncharacterized protein; the encoded protein is MLKPSTIEMHTFEDLAREMQLKEENRQKIYTLGKSYDTVSGRIVTMTGKTKEGEKVAQPSTLEALQKMERSMSESVKVTPILAEYEVLEALADEKSRRGPEVQTAKRKLSESLAPIKEAESRQQSPEEDDLKKAPKLGEGAPIHPHPESMRPSKAEQVPESEVLKVGLFGPRRKNLSEWRYSQEPDFTFATAHYVTESSASRVVVTSGCHSVTV